A single window of Halotalea alkalilenta DNA harbors:
- the nuoL gene encoding NADH-quinone oxidoreductase subunit L, whose product MNLLFLVTLFPLLGAVLLACFRRMPVNLAATIGVGSMALAALTTAWLGLAFFAADQTPYVQHLWNWVAVGDFRLGFDYRLDGLSLTMLGVITGVGFLIHLFASWYMREDLKDQTGYLYTRFFCYMNLFVFSMLVLVLGDNLMLMFLGWEGVGLCSYLLIGYYYRGEANAWAAFKAFIITRVGDVFLAIGMFLIWVQFGTLDIQTILAEAPSVLAEGALLTEVTALMLLGGAVGKSAQLPLQTWLADAMAGPTPVSALIHAATMVTAGVYLIARTHVLFELAPFTLELVGVIGMVTLLVAGFSALAQTDIKRVLAYSTMSQIGYMFLALGVQAYDAAIFHLMIHAFFKALLFLASGSVIIACHHEQNIFKMGGLAKQIPLAYASFLVGGAALAALPIVTAGFYSKDEILWLSFASGHTVLWLGALFGAFMTSVYTFRMIFVVFHGKANLHAHAPQGIAHHLPLVVLMVLSTFVGTLITPPLAGVLPELEIDAGHATQIAVEVLAAVVAIVGVGIAAGLFLGRRRLMTSLVESEQGGRVWRFLHGAFGFDTLYDRLFVKPYLLIARLHRVDWINALINLFPGLAKLANYGLSASQNGQMRGYAATFVLGATIVVAALVLG is encoded by the coding sequence ATGAACCTCTTATTTCTCGTCACGCTCTTCCCGCTGCTCGGCGCGGTATTGCTGGCCTGCTTCCGGCGCATGCCGGTCAATCTGGCGGCGACCATCGGGGTCGGTTCGATGGCGCTCGCCGCGCTGACCACCGCCTGGCTCGGGCTTGCATTCTTCGCCGCCGATCAGACCCCTTACGTCCAGCACCTGTGGAACTGGGTCGCGGTCGGCGACTTCCGGCTCGGCTTCGACTACCGCCTCGACGGTTTGTCGCTGACCATGCTCGGGGTGATCACCGGGGTCGGCTTCCTGATCCACCTGTTCGCCTCCTGGTACATGCGCGAAGACCTCAAGGACCAGACGGGCTACCTCTACACCCGCTTCTTCTGCTACATGAACCTGTTCGTGTTCAGCATGCTGGTGCTGGTGCTGGGCGACAACCTGATGCTGATGTTCCTCGGCTGGGAAGGGGTGGGACTCTGCTCGTATCTGCTGATCGGCTACTACTATCGTGGCGAGGCCAACGCCTGGGCTGCGTTCAAGGCGTTCATCATCACCCGTGTCGGCGACGTCTTCCTGGCGATCGGCATGTTCCTGATCTGGGTCCAGTTCGGCACCCTCGATATCCAGACCATCCTCGCTGAGGCGCCTTCGGTGCTGGCCGAGGGGGCGCTGCTCACCGAGGTCACCGCGCTGATGCTGCTCGGCGGCGCGGTCGGCAAGTCGGCCCAGCTGCCGCTGCAGACCTGGCTCGCCGACGCGATGGCCGGCCCCACGCCGGTGTCGGCGCTGATCCACGCGGCGACCATGGTCACCGCCGGGGTCTACCTGATCGCGCGCACCCACGTGCTGTTCGAGCTGGCGCCGTTCACCCTCGAGCTGGTCGGGGTGATCGGCATGGTGACGCTGCTGGTCGCCGGTTTCTCGGCGCTGGCGCAGACCGACATCAAGCGGGTGCTGGCCTACTCAACGATGAGCCAGATCGGCTACATGTTCCTCGCCCTCGGGGTGCAGGCCTATGACGCGGCGATTTTCCACCTGATGATCCATGCCTTCTTCAAGGCGCTTTTGTTCCTGGCCTCGGGCTCGGTGATCATCGCCTGCCACCATGAGCAGAACATCTTCAAGATGGGGGGCCTGGCCAAGCAGATTCCGCTCGCCTACGCCAGCTTCCTGGTCGGTGGGGCGGCGCTCGCGGCGCTGCCGATCGTCACCGCCGGCTTCTACTCCAAAGACGAGATCCTGTGGCTGTCGTTCGCAAGCGGCCACACCGTGCTGTGGCTCGGTGCGCTGTTCGGTGCCTTCATGACCTCGGTCTATACCTTCCGGATGATCTTCGTCGTCTTCCACGGCAAGGCCAACCTGCACGCCCACGCGCCGCAGGGCATCGCCCACCACCTGCCGCTGGTGGTGCTGATGGTGCTGTCGACCTTCGTCGGCACCCTGATCACGCCGCCGCTGGCGGGCGTGCTGCCCGAGCTCGAGATCGATGCCGGGCATGCCACCCAGATCGCCGTCGAAGTGCTCGCGGCAGTGGTGGCGATCGTCGGGGTCGGCATCGCCGCTGGCCTGTTCCTCGGCCGGCGCCGGCTGATGACGAGCTTGGTCGAAAGCGAGCAGGGTGGGCGAGTATGGCGCTTCCTGCACGGTGCCTTCGGCTTCGACACGCTCTACGACCGGCTGTTCGTCAAACCCTACCTGCTGATTGCAAGGCTGCACCGGGTCGATTGGATCAATGCGTTGATCAATCTCTTCCCGGGCTTGGCGAAGCTCGCCAACTACGGCCTTTCCGCTTCGCAGAATGGGCAGATGCGCGGCTATGCGGCAACGTTCGTCCTCGGCGCGACCATCGTCGTGGCGGCACTGGTGCTTGGTTGA
- the nuoM gene encoding NADH-quinone oxidoreductase subunit M: MILPWLVLIPFIGGLLCWLTENMGLKLPRYIALASMALVLVLSLWLWATGDYQLTAVGDSPSWSHEFRIGWIDRFGITIHLALDGLSLVMIMLTGFLGVLAVGCSWSEITKRVGFFHLNLMWIIGAVVGVFLAIDLFLFFFFWEVMLVPMYFLIALWGHSGSKGNSRIRAAIKFFIYTQASGLLMLLSILGLVFAHYYQTGIFTFDYQVLLDTPIGGALGMVLMLGFFIAFAVKLPVVPLHGWLPDAHAQAPTAGSVDLAGILLKTAAYGMLRFALPLFPEQSAMFAPVAMALGLIGIYYGAVLAFSQTDIKRLVACSSISHMGFVLIAIYSGSTLALQGAVVLMVAHAFSAAGLFIISGQLYERLHTRDMREMGGLFGRIGALPGFALVFVMASLGIPGTGNFIGEFLILFGAFESVPWVVVIASGGLVLAAVYSLVLMHRVYYGAPKADTALEGLRVRETLMLGLLLVLLLLTGFFPQLVLDISAQSMTEVAQWFSVPSSLQ, from the coding sequence ATGATCCTCCCTTGGCTCGTACTGATCCCATTCATCGGCGGCCTGCTCTGCTGGCTGACCGAGAACATGGGCCTGAAGCTGCCCCGTTACATCGCATTGGCGAGCATGGCGCTGGTGCTCGTGCTGTCGCTCTGGCTATGGGCGACCGGCGACTACCAGCTCACCGCAGTGGGCGATTCGCCCTCCTGGTCCCACGAGTTCCGGATCGGCTGGATCGACCGCTTCGGCATCACCATCCACCTGGCGCTGGATGGTCTGTCGCTGGTGATGATCATGCTCACCGGCTTCCTCGGCGTGCTCGCCGTTGGCTGCTCGTGGAGCGAGATCACCAAGCGGGTCGGGTTCTTCCACCTCAACCTGATGTGGATCATCGGCGCCGTGGTCGGGGTCTTCCTCGCCATCGATCTCTTCTTGTTCTTCTTCTTCTGGGAAGTGATGCTGGTACCGATGTACTTCCTGATCGCGCTGTGGGGCCATAGCGGCTCGAAGGGCAACTCGCGGATTCGCGCGGCGATCAAGTTCTTCATCTACACCCAGGCGTCGGGCCTTTTGATGCTGCTGTCGATTCTCGGCCTGGTGTTCGCCCACTACTACCAGACCGGCATCTTCACCTTCGACTACCAGGTGCTGCTCGACACCCCGATCGGCGGCGCGCTCGGCATGGTGCTGATGCTCGGCTTCTTCATCGCCTTCGCGGTCAAGCTGCCGGTGGTGCCGCTGCACGGCTGGCTGCCCGATGCCCATGCCCAGGCGCCGACCGCGGGCTCGGTCGATCTCGCCGGGATCCTGCTCAAGACCGCCGCCTACGGCATGCTGCGCTTCGCCTTGCCGCTGTTCCCCGAGCAGTCGGCGATGTTCGCGCCGGTGGCGATGGCGCTCGGCCTGATCGGCATCTACTACGGCGCGGTGCTGGCCTTCTCCCAGACCGACATCAAGCGGCTGGTGGCCTGCTCGAGCATCTCGCACATGGGCTTCGTGCTGATCGCGATCTACTCCGGCAGCACCCTGGCGCTGCAGGGCGCGGTAGTGCTGATGGTCGCCCACGCCTTCTCGGCGGCGGGGCTGTTCATCATCTCAGGTCAGCTCTATGAGCGGCTGCATACCCGCGACATGCGCGAGATGGGGGGGCTGTTCGGGCGGATCGGTGCGCTGCCGGGCTTCGCCCTGGTGTTCGTGATGGCCTCGCTGGGCATCCCTGGCACCGGTAACTTCATCGGCGAGTTCTTGATCCTGTTCGGTGCCTTCGAGAGCGTGCCCTGGGTGGTGGTGATCGCAAGTGGCGGTCTGGTGCTTGCCGCGGTCTACTCGTTGGTGCTGATGCACCGGGTCTACTACGGAGCGCCGAAGGCGGACACTGCGCTGGAAGGGCTGCGTGTGCGCGAGACGCTGATGCTGGGGCTGCTGCTGGTGCTGCTGCTGCTCACCGGCTTCTTCCCGCAGCTGGTGCTCGATATCTCGGCCCAGTCGATGACCGAGGTCGCGCAGTGGTTCTCCGTTCCATCTTCGCTTCAATAG
- the nuoN gene encoding NADH-quinone oxidoreductase subunit NuoN: MNLTLTHLFAILPLIIVGITVVVVMLSAAWRRHHFLNATLTVIGLNLALASVVWVYFAGQGAVAPDLANSAVGFPSLVTPLVMIDGYALFYMALILVAALACSTLANAYLEGLDEHREEFYLLLLSSTMGAMLLVSSIHMASLFLGLELMSVALYGMAAYTFKRRVSLESGIKYMVLSAVASSFLLFGMALLYAAYGTLEFASLGLRLVFEDSVGIWTLIGVGMMVIGLGFKLSIVPFHMWTPDVYEGAPAPVSAFLATVSKVAVFAVLVRFMIMSPTFDTKLHTVIAVLAALSMIVGNLLALGQTNLKRLLGYSSIAHLGYLLSAVVALRAGVTDGGGELSLTGQLVLETSGIYLVTYVLTTLGAFGVVTLVSSPSRGQDVAQLHHFRGLFWRRPYLAVILTFMMLSLAGIPMTAGFIGKFYVLALNMNEELWWLAGAVVLGSAIGLYYYLRVMVSLYLAEPGEIQRDAAHDWGQRSGGVMVLIAALLTLLLGIYPQPLIDLVQAASPVGY; encoded by the coding sequence ATGAATCTGACACTGACACATCTGTTCGCGATCCTGCCGCTGATCATCGTCGGCATCACGGTCGTCGTGGTCATGCTTTCGGCGGCCTGGCGTCGGCATCATTTCCTCAACGCCACCCTCACCGTGATCGGTCTCAACCTGGCGCTGGCCTCGGTGGTCTGGGTCTACTTCGCAGGCCAGGGCGCGGTGGCGCCTGACCTTGCGAACTCGGCGGTCGGCTTCCCGAGCCTGGTCACGCCGCTGGTGATGATCGACGGCTATGCGCTGTTCTACATGGCGCTGATCCTGGTCGCGGCGCTGGCCTGTTCGACCTTGGCCAATGCTTACCTCGAGGGGCTCGACGAGCACCGCGAGGAGTTCTACCTGCTGCTGCTGTCGTCGACGATGGGGGCGATGCTGCTGGTCTCGAGCATCCACATGGCCTCGCTGTTCCTCGGCCTCGAACTGATGTCGGTGGCGCTTTACGGCATGGCCGCCTACACCTTCAAACGTCGGGTTTCGCTCGAGTCGGGCATCAAGTACATGGTGCTCTCGGCGGTGGCCTCGTCGTTTTTGCTCTTCGGCATGGCGCTGCTCTACGCCGCCTACGGCACGCTCGAGTTCGCAAGCCTCGGCCTGCGCCTGGTGTTCGAGGATTCGGTCGGGATCTGGACCCTGATCGGCGTCGGCATGATGGTGATCGGGCTCGGCTTCAAGCTCTCGATCGTGCCGTTCCACATGTGGACCCCGGACGTCTACGAAGGCGCACCGGCGCCGGTTTCGGCCTTTCTCGCTACGGTCAGCAAGGTGGCGGTATTCGCGGTGCTGGTGCGCTTCATGATCATGTCGCCGACCTTCGACACCAAGCTGCATACGGTGATCGCGGTGCTCGCCGCGCTCTCGATGATCGTCGGTAACCTTCTCGCGCTCGGCCAGACCAACCTCAAGCGCCTGCTCGGCTACTCCTCGATCGCACACCTCGGCTACCTGCTCTCGGCGGTGGTCGCGCTGCGCGCTGGAGTGACCGATGGTGGTGGCGAGCTGAGCCTCACCGGCCAGCTGGTGCTCGAGACCTCCGGCATCTACCTGGTCACCTACGTGCTCACCACGCTGGGTGCGTTCGGTGTCGTGACGCTGGTATCGAGCCCGTCCCGTGGCCAGGACGTCGCCCAGCTGCACCACTTCCGCGGCCTGTTCTGGCGCCGGCCCTATCTGGCCGTGATCCTCACCTTCATGATGCTGTCGCTGGCCGGGATTCCCATGACCGCGGGGTTCATCGGCAAGTTCTACGTGCTGGCACTGAACATGAACGAGGAACTCTGGTGGCTCGCCGGCGCGGTAGTGCTGGGCAGCGCGATCGGCCTCTACTACTACCTGCGGGTAATGGTCTCGCTGTATCTTGCCGAGCCGGGTGAAATTCAGCGCGACGCCGCCCACGACTGGGGCCAGCGCTCCGGCGGGGTGATGGTGCTGATCGCCGCACTCCTCACCCTGCTGCTCGGGATCTACCCGCAGCCGCTGATCGATCTGGTCCAGGCCGCCTCGCCAGTCGGTTATTAA
- a CDS encoding homocysteine S-methyltransferase family protein has protein sequence MNTSSVRIIDGGLGRELARSGAPFKQPEWSALALIEAPSFVSQAHRAFIDAGAQVITTNSYAVVPFHIGEARFEHLGLALAELSGRLAREAADGAAHPVQVAGSLPPALGSYRPDLFEPAAARRILEVIIAGLRPHVDIWLAETQSAIAEVELVREVLGDDPRPLWISFTLADELVQGRASLRSGESVTAAAQAAERLHAEALLFNCSRPEVMAPAVAEARAATGLELGVYANAFEAGDSTGGANVGLSRLRADTDPQGYLEWARQWVDLGASLVGGCCGIGPEHIACLSAAFKSHPSSTR, from the coding sequence ATGAATACAAGTAGTGTGCGCATCATCGACGGTGGCCTGGGGCGAGAGCTGGCCCGCAGCGGCGCACCGTTCAAGCAGCCGGAATGGTCGGCTTTGGCGCTCATCGAGGCCCCCTCCTTTGTGTCGCAGGCCCACCGCGCTTTTATCGACGCCGGTGCGCAGGTGATCACCACCAATAGTTACGCCGTGGTGCCCTTTCATATCGGCGAAGCGCGCTTCGAACACCTTGGCCTGGCGCTGGCCGAACTCTCAGGCCGTCTGGCCCGCGAGGCGGCCGACGGCGCCGCGCATCCCGTGCAGGTGGCCGGCTCGCTGCCACCTGCACTGGGTTCTTATCGTCCCGATCTGTTCGAGCCCGCGGCGGCGAGACGGATCCTCGAGGTGATCATCGCGGGACTCAGGCCCCATGTGGATATCTGGCTGGCTGAAACCCAGAGCGCCATCGCCGAGGTCGAGCTGGTGCGCGAAGTGCTGGGCGACGATCCCAGGCCTCTGTGGATCTCCTTCACCCTGGCCGATGAGCTGGTGCAGGGTAGGGCATCTCTTCGCAGCGGCGAGTCGGTCACCGCGGCGGCGCAGGCCGCCGAGCGTTTGCACGCCGAGGCGCTGCTGTTCAACTGCAGCCGTCCCGAGGTGATGGCCCCGGCGGTGGCCGAGGCCCGCGCCGCGACAGGGCTCGAACTGGGCGTCTATGCCAACGCCTTCGAGGCGGGGGACTCTACCGGCGGCGCCAATGTGGGGCTCAGCCGGCTGCGCGCTGATACCGATCCGCAGGGCTACCTGGAGTGGGCACGACAGTGGGTCGACCTGGGTGCCAGCCTGGTTGGCGGCTGCTGCGGTATTGGACCGGAACACATTGCCTGCCTGAGCGCTGCGTTCAAATCGCATCCGTCCAGCACCCGATAG
- a CDS encoding ABC transporter substrate-binding protein has product MISRRRFIEGVSAMGIGAALGTSLPFSSAQASQGEGEPKKGGHLIVGIDNASSSDRLDPAFWFETYMYFVGSQLFNNLLEIDENGALIPSLARAWESPDRGKSWVIDLREDVLFHDGRKLTARDVVYSLNYHRTPDSSSPVKVYLDPVTAIEATGSHQVTISLAAPDVDFVSLLASVHFVVTAENEDFAKGIGTGAFILEDFQPGVRTLVRRNPDHWNPARGHVDSVETLAMNDATARVAALVSGSVQLINRVEKRVVSRLESMPNIRLLRTRDSQIFTLPGLSNQAPFDNLDARLALKYAIDRQQIIDNVLGGYASLGNDNPVFPSNAYFAADLPQRPYDPDRARFHWQKAGFSGPLRLSAADAGFPGSVDAAQLYQQSARRAGIELQVERVPDDGYWENIWRKHVFVTSNWSNRPSADGLLSMVFTSGAAWNESFWQVPSFDALVSAARGEADEQRRRQLYHDIQEVLVNQSSTIIPLYADSLDASSARVKGITATPGFPLSGNRAAEKAWLEA; this is encoded by the coding sequence ATGATTTCACGCCGTCGCTTTATCGAAGGCGTCAGTGCCATGGGCATTGGCGCTGCGTTGGGTACTTCGCTGCCCTTTTCTTCCGCACAGGCCTCCCAGGGCGAAGGCGAGCCAAAAAAAGGCGGTCACCTGATCGTCGGGATCGATAATGCGTCGAGCAGCGACCGGCTTGATCCCGCTTTTTGGTTCGAGACCTACATGTATTTCGTCGGCAGTCAGCTGTTCAATAATTTGCTCGAGATCGACGAAAATGGCGCGCTGATTCCCTCCCTGGCGCGCGCCTGGGAGAGCCCGGATCGCGGTAAAAGCTGGGTGATCGACCTGCGCGAGGACGTGCTTTTCCATGACGGACGCAAGCTGACGGCAAGGGACGTCGTCTATTCGCTCAACTATCACCGCACGCCCGACTCAAGCTCTCCGGTCAAGGTCTACCTGGACCCGGTGACCGCGATCGAGGCGACCGGCAGCCACCAAGTGACCATTAGTCTGGCCGCGCCCGACGTCGATTTCGTCAGCCTGCTGGCCTCCGTGCACTTCGTGGTGACGGCCGAAAATGAGGATTTCGCCAAGGGCATCGGCACGGGCGCTTTCATTCTGGAGGACTTCCAGCCCGGAGTGCGTACCCTGGTCAGGCGCAATCCAGACCACTGGAACCCGGCGCGGGGCCACGTCGACTCGGTCGAGACGCTGGCCATGAATGACGCCACCGCCCGGGTAGCCGCGCTGGTCAGCGGTTCGGTGCAGCTTATCAACCGGGTCGAGAAACGTGTCGTCAGTCGGCTCGAAAGCATGCCCAATATCCGCCTTCTGCGCACCCGGGATAGTCAGATATTCACCCTGCCCGGGCTTTCCAATCAGGCGCCCTTCGACAATCTGGATGCACGCCTGGCGCTGAAGTACGCCATCGACCGGCAGCAGATCATCGACAACGTGCTGGGCGGCTACGCCAGCCTGGGTAATGACAACCCCGTCTTTCCCTCCAATGCCTATTTCGCCGCCGACCTGCCACAGCGGCCCTACGATCCGGACCGCGCGCGCTTCCATTGGCAGAAGGCGGGATTTTCAGGACCGCTGAGGCTTTCCGCGGCGGATGCCGGCTTTCCCGGCAGTGTCGATGCGGCGCAGCTCTACCAGCAGTCCGCGCGCCGGGCGGGGATCGAGCTGCAGGTCGAGCGGGTACCGGATGATGGTTATTGGGAAAACATCTGGCGCAAGCATGTGTTCGTCACCTCCAACTGGAGCAACCGTCCCAGCGCCGACGGCCTGCTGTCGATGGTATTCACCAGCGGCGCGGCCTGGAACGAATCGTTTTGGCAGGTGCCATCTTTCGACGCCCTGGTGAGCGCGGCCCGCGGCGAGGCGGATGAGCAGCGGCGCAGGCAGCTCTACCACGACATTCAAGAGGTTCTGGTCAACCAGAGCAGCACGATCATCCCGCTTTATGCCGACTCGCTGGATGCCAGCAGCGCCCGGGTCAAGGGTATTACCGCGACGCCAGGCTTTCCGCTCAGCGGCAATCGTGCCGCCGAGAAAGCCTGGCTAGAGGCATAG
- a CDS encoding ABC transporter permease yields MVSAWIDAARRPLPRLIGTRLALSLLMLLVVSMLIFAGIQLLPGDAASAILGQSATPAARQQLELRLGLDQPALSRYLSWLGGMLRGDFGVSFSSGQPIAATLAYRLNNTLFLAGCTALIAVPLALLIGLWSALYRGSILDRGLNALTRAAVSLPEFFSGYLLILVFAIWLGWLPSSAAVFGEMPLSTRLYFIALPCFTLILAVLGHMANMTRAALLAIQQESYVETARFKGLSPWCVLRCHVLPNAWPPIINVIVLNLAYLIVGVVIVENVFVYPGLGQYMIDGISKRDIPVIQACGLVLAAVYIALNLLADLLSILANPRLRHVD; encoded by the coding sequence ATGGTCAGCGCCTGGATCGACGCCGCCCGAAGGCCGCTGCCGAGGCTGATCGGTACGCGCTTGGCGCTGAGCCTGCTGATGCTGTTGGTGGTCTCCATGCTGATCTTTGCCGGCATCCAGCTGCTGCCGGGGGACGCTGCCAGCGCCATCCTCGGGCAGTCCGCCACGCCGGCTGCGCGTCAGCAGCTGGAGCTGCGGCTGGGGCTCGACCAGCCCGCGCTCTCACGCTATCTAAGCTGGCTGGGAGGCATGCTGCGTGGCGACTTCGGGGTGAGCTTCAGCAGCGGCCAGCCGATCGCCGCGACCCTTGCGTATCGGCTGAACAATACGCTGTTCCTGGCCGGCTGCACGGCGCTGATTGCGGTGCCCCTGGCGCTGCTGATCGGGCTTTGGTCGGCCCTCTACCGGGGGAGCATCTTGGATCGAGGGCTCAATGCCCTGACCCGGGCCGCGGTATCGCTGCCAGAGTTCTTTTCGGGCTATCTGCTGATTCTGGTCTTTGCCATCTGGCTCGGCTGGCTGCCAAGCAGTGCCGCGGTCTTCGGCGAGATGCCACTCTCCACCCGGCTCTACTTCATCGCGCTGCCCTGTTTCACCCTGATCCTGGCGGTGCTCGGGCACATGGCCAACATGACCCGGGCGGCGCTGTTGGCGATTCAACAGGAGAGCTACGTGGAGACCGCAAGGTTCAAGGGGCTCTCCCCCTGGTGCGTGCTCCGCTGCCATGTGCTGCCCAACGCCTGGCCGCCGATCATCAATGTGATCGTGCTGAATCTGGCCTATCTGATCGTCGGAGTGGTGATTGTCGAAAACGTCTTCGTCTATCCTGGTCTGGGCCAATACATGATCGATGGGATTAGCAAGCGCGACATTCCCGTGATCCAGGCCTGCGGCCTGGTCCTTGCCGCCGTCTATATCGCGCTCAACCTGCTGGCGGACCTGCTCTCGATACTGGCTAATCCTCGGCTGCGCCATGTCGATTAA
- a CDS encoding ABC transporter permease yields MSIKHLTAAELVAAAGLCLFLACTLLAPWLAPYPPDQVVGFSWAAPSQSAWLGTDNLGRDLLSRLIWGTRISLVVTLAAALIAFALGVLLGFIAGLRGGWIDQLICRCSDVVMSIPTLIWALIVLSLLPKTLPMIILVLGLIEANRVMRVARSLAMDISTQGFVEVARLRGERLRWILWREIFPNALTVLLAEFSMRFIFIMLFLSALSFLGLGIQPPTPDWGGLARENKDGIIFGIWAALLPGLALACLAVCINVIVDGILSRRSTPGARPRVPGLPAALPVSSAVDVQAAGAEGVGEKNG; encoded by the coding sequence ATGTCGATTAAGCATCTGACAGCCGCCGAGCTGGTCGCCGCCGCAGGGCTCTGCCTGTTCCTCGCCTGCACGCTGCTGGCGCCTTGGCTTGCGCCCTATCCGCCGGATCAGGTGGTCGGGTTCTCCTGGGCAGCCCCCTCCCAAAGCGCTTGGCTCGGGACGGACAACCTGGGCCGCGACCTGCTGTCGCGGCTGATCTGGGGCACGCGCATATCGCTGGTGGTGACCCTGGCCGCAGCGCTGATCGCCTTTGCCCTGGGGGTGCTGCTCGGCTTTATCGCCGGTTTGCGGGGGGGCTGGATCGATCAGCTGATTTGCCGCTGCAGCGACGTGGTGATGTCGATACCCACGCTGATCTGGGCGCTCATCGTCCTCTCCCTGCTGCCCAAGACGCTGCCGATGATCATCCTTGTGCTGGGGCTGATCGAAGCCAATCGCGTCATGCGCGTGGCCAGATCGTTGGCGATGGATATTTCCACCCAGGGCTTCGTCGAGGTGGCGCGGCTGCGCGGCGAGCGGCTGCGCTGGATCCTGTGGCGAGAGATTTTTCCCAATGCCCTGACGGTGCTGCTGGCCGAGTTCTCCATGCGCTTTATCTTCATCATGCTGTTTCTCTCCGCACTCTCCTTCCTCGGCCTGGGGATTCAGCCGCCGACGCCTGACTGGGGCGGACTCGCCCGCGAAAACAAAGACGGCATCATCTTTGGCATCTGGGCCGCGCTGCTGCCAGGTCTGGCGCTCGCCTGCCTGGCGGTGTGCATCAATGTCATCGTGGATGGGATACTGAGTCGGCGCTCGACGCCTGGTGCCAGGCCGCGCGTGCCGGGTCTGCCCGCGGCGCTGCCAGTATCGAGCGCGGTCGACGTGCAGGCGGCGGGTGCTGAAGGGGTGGGCGAGAAAAATGGCTGA
- a CDS encoding ABC transporter ATP-binding protein translates to MAEPLLRVEALHIVAAENDARSVVDRVSFTLESGEVLGLIGESGAGKSTIGLAALGSCRPGMRVAGGVVSFRGSDLLRLDARGLRSLRGSRIAYVAQSASAAFNPALPIGEQVIEVAYRHGLLRRDQARTKALELFRELGLPQPETFYARYPHQVSGGQLQRAMIAMALCAGPELLIFDEPTTALDVTTQLGVLAAIAEVIRRYGVAAIYISHDLAVVAQLAQKIMVLRHGRCVEYGDVEQVIQAPRAAYTRELLAAQAPSAPLAAPLVLDPERPARLLEVEGVSLDYAKRSVLKQVSLGLEEGSTLGVIGESGSGKSTLGRVICGLLGPRQGRLRLGGEALPAGLDQRSREQLRAVQLIHQSPDSALNPRQKIGLQIERALCCFTTLSAPQRRARLRELMAQVELGVELLERYPAGLSGGQKQRVCIARALAAEPRLIVCDEPTSALDPLVAQGVLALLRRVQRESGVAYLFITHDLAVLRQIADRVAVIKDGDVVYQGALEGLLNDPPDGYIRDLLGAVPELRTGWLEERLKRPAAGDNENVA, encoded by the coding sequence ATGGCTGAACCGCTGTTACGGGTCGAGGCGCTGCACATCGTCGCTGCTGAAAACGACGCGCGTTCGGTGGTCGATCGGGTCTCTTTCACGCTCGAGAGCGGTGAGGTGCTGGGGCTGATCGGCGAGTCGGGGGCGGGCAAGTCGACCATCGGCCTCGCCGCCCTGGGCAGCTGCCGGCCAGGCATGCGCGTCGCGGGTGGAGTGGTGAGCTTTCGCGGCAGTGACCTGCTGCGCCTGGACGCGCGAGGGCTGCGCAGCCTTCGCGGCAGCAGGATCGCCTACGTCGCGCAGTCCGCCAGCGCCGCCTTCAATCCCGCCCTGCCGATCGGCGAGCAGGTCATCGAGGTGGCCTATCGCCACGGCCTGCTGCGCCGCGACCAGGCGCGGACCAAGGCGCTGGAGCTGTTCCGAGAGCTGGGCCTGCCGCAGCCGGAAACTTTCTACGCCCGCTACCCCCATCAGGTGTCGGGTGGCCAGCTGCAGCGCGCGATGATCGCCATGGCGCTGTGTGCGGGGCCGGAGCTTTTGATCTTTGACGAGCCGACCACGGCGCTGGATGTGACCACCCAGCTTGGGGTGCTGGCCGCGATCGCCGAGGTGATTCGCCGCTATGGGGTGGCGGCGATCTACATCAGCCACGACCTGGCGGTGGTCGCCCAGCTTGCGCAAAAGATCATGGTGCTGCGACACGGCCGCTGCGTGGAGTACGGCGATGTCGAGCAGGTCATTCAAGCGCCGCGCGCGGCCTATACCCGCGAGCTGCTCGCCGCCCAGGCGCCGAGCGCGCCGTTGGCGGCGCCCCTGGTGCTTGATCCGGAGCGGCCTGCGCGCCTGCTCGAGGTGGAGGGTGTCAGTCTCGACTATGCCAAACGCTCGGTGCTCAAGCAGGTATCACTTGGGCTGGAGGAGGGCAGCACGCTCGGCGTCATCGGCGAATCGGGTTCGGGTAAGTCGACGCTGGGCCGGGTGATCTGCGGTCTGCTCGGGCCGCGTCAGGGGCGCCTCAGGCTTGGGGGCGAGGCGCTGCCGGCCGGCCTCGATCAGCGCAGCCGCGAGCAGCTGCGCGCCGTTCAGCTGATTCACCAGTCGCCGGACAGCGCGCTCAACCCCAGGCAGAAGATCGGCCTGCAGATAGAGCGTGCACTGTGCTGTTTCACCACGCTGAGTGCGCCCCAGCGCCGGGCGAGGCTGCGCGAGTTGATGGCCCAGGTGGAGCTCGGGGTGGAGCTGCTCGAGCGCTATCCCGCCGGCCTCTCCGGCGGACAGAAGCAGCGGGTGTGCATCGCCCGCGCCCTGGCTGCCGAACCTAGGTTGATCGTCTGCGACGAACCGACCTCGGCGCTGGACCCGCTGGTCGCCCAGGGAGTGCTGGCACTCCTGCGCCGCGTACAGCGAGAGAGCGGGGTGGCCTATTTGTTCATTACCCACGATCTGGCGGTACTGCGCCAGATCGCCGATAGGGTAGCGGTGATCAAGGACGGTGATGTGGTGTACCAGGGAGCGCTCGAGGGGCTGTTGAACGATCCCCCTGATGGCTATATTCGCGACCTGCTCGGCGCGGTACCCGAGCTGCGCACCGGCTGGCTCGAGGAGCGGCTCAAGCGGCCCGCCGCCGGCGACAATGAGAACGTCGCCTAG